gaaATGAGCGATGCGAATGCAATAAGTAGAAATTTGTAACCTCGAGGTGATATCGAATCttctcaaattgaatttcgtttgaGTAAATGGTAGTGTATTGAGTCTCAAATGGATGTAAGTTAGTAGCTTCTTTCATTCATATACCACCACTTGGATTCTTAAAAATCCATTAGATTTGTTTCTGTATCCCATGTGTCCCATGAGAGAGTTAACACGTGGAAATTTTATATGCTATCCCTGCAAACTCATTTCAATTTCGCTTGATAATTACTCGTAGCATATCCCTCTATCGTTTTCAGTGAAAATATCCCATGTTCACGACCCTCGCAAAATAAAgttgttcagccccaccgtgcaagcatgagtggtactctaaatatagtactgaaactggacagtgtatcaaacaaattttggcactgtaaaattttgtcatacttttggcagctgtcactcgaagtgATGATTTTTCGATTATCATAAAGATGTGACCGTTAAAGTTGGCCCAAAGTCAGCTATTTCTACCTAGGATTTCTGCATGGTTAACGCCAGCTTCCTAAAAACAATTTGGAAccgtttttgcataaattctgtgaaaaattaaaaaaaaatatgtttttttcgtACCTCTAGAAGGACAATGAACCTCCAACCCGGTGAAACTTTACGTCGACTCTATATTCGTTCGAAAGCTCTTGAAATTCCTTCTAAAATGAGCTATACGACACGACTATTTTTCTTTCCAGTCACAGATTTTAGAAAGCTTTAAATcccaaaaatttctgaaaaagtcatggtCAGGAGCactttttgcaatttttcatcggtgagacgatttttgtaattttaaagtATGCTAAATTGAAGCCACAGTCTCTACGAGTAGTTATCATATACAGTTAACAAATTCTTTCCTACACAGTCACCAAAACTGCTCccatttttctataaaaaaaaaaaaatcgtgattCTGCATCAAACGGCGtgatggtgtgccagattcaccCCTACGAGGCGAATCTGCCACGATCGTGACTTTAAAAGGgtgcatactatgatcgcttgtgccagattccccgatgccgAGCTGTTTGATAATTAGCGGACAATTACGGATCGTTTATATCCCCTGGCCTTaaaaaaatcagtcaaaaacactcaaaagagtaaaagtgacgcaagtccctgtgcatacttccaaaacaactgatatcgctggatgtgacgcattctgcgcttgtacgcaaaaactgtaacagtaaaaatttgaccaaagaaattctagaaacaaaattttaccaaaaaaattttgcgtcacaaagtggcagatgatccggacgtattaggacatattctttcctattttaaaaaaattcttaaaagtactttcctcaacatctgccacttgtgacgcaaaatttttttggtaaaattttgtttctagaatttctttggtcaaatttttactgttacagtttttgcgtacaagcgcagaatgcgtcacatccagcgatatcagttgttttggaagtatgcacagggacttgcgtcacttttactctttgagtgtttttgactgagatcagttcttttggaagaattagtagattgaaaaatttaaaaatttgaaaaatttaaaaaatgtgaaaaattttgaaaagttcgaaaattttttaaaattttcaaaatttttaaaatttcaaaattttaaaaatttcaaatttttaaaatgtttcaaaatttttaaaaacttaaaaaatttgtaaagtttgaaaaattttgaaaaatgtaaaaaattttgaaaaatttaaaaaattttgaaaaatttgaaaaattttgaaaaatttgaaaaattttgaaaaatttaaaaaattttaaaaatttttgaaaagtttaaaaaaatttgaaaaatttgaaaaattttaaaaattctaaatttaggaaaaaaaatgaggcgagcagagcttaccaaaagcgaacaaatttgttctaccatacccatccacacacacacacttaaaggtgttcttatatggggcttatatgggaacttcgaggagccctagctccgaaacgaggccggttccccccaaaaatttttttctggaatgtcttagaatgacgactagaatctactcccaaaatttcaacaaaatctaaagaagactttagaagataggaaacacggacggacggacggacggacggactaacaaagtaacgtaggattttttcatttcgtttaaagtactgaaattgaccaaaatgtatggaaatggggcttcttggaagattttttgcgtggccaaattttaagctgcaagaacgtgctatagctcgttgaactcgcacggacgcctagttttttttaatggtaatttggagtcatttgtatttgaattgtggaacttcaatatttgctgtctgcagtctacgacaaaaaaaaatttttaaaattttttctagtaataggacttgcgtcacgggcgctatgctaacgcgcgcccatgataaCAAACTGACGGAAGACGAGATACACGTCGTGatcataaattaaattctcatttttattgttatcgaAAATGTACAACACAGACTTGAGTCTTgctcttcctttttttttatttggcttACGTACTAGGAGTAAACTCTAGAAAGCGATGCCCTCCGAATATAATATGTATTAAATAACGAATTCTTTAGGTAGATCGGATGTACAAAGTGCAAAATCAAAATAGGTCTCACGTCTAGCTACTAAATAAATAAGTAAACTGAATCTCTTCCACAGCAGCTCTTCAACAcatcttcattttctttcttctgtTCGTTCTGCtcatcttcttctcttcatgACTtgttttcagttcattttgaaatttagatttttattggaattaaTTGACCACAGTTGAAATTACAATGCAGGCGTTTCGGGTATCAGTGAGGCAAAAAAGGACATAATGAACGTTCGAACTAGGACAATCATTGGTGTTCGATTGGCTTCGTTCACTGCACCATCATTATCAGTAGGTGatgcagcagcagcagcagcattGACTAACGGTTCAGCCTCATTGATTGGATTCTCTTCGTTATTGACAGCGTCCGCTGCCGGTTGCTGAGGCTGTTGTGGTTGTTGTTCCACGACTGGTGCAGCAACATTCTCGTTGTTATTGTTAGCTGGCGGCGCTACATTGGCTGGTTGGTTATTGTTTGGTTCGCGATTGAGTTGTCTGAAGTAACCCACATGGTATCTATAGACGACAACGACACAAAGTTTAGCATTTTTGGTCGGGGGCAATGAGAATGACTGCAATGTCTTCCTTACCCGTAATATAAAATCGTGAAGAATATTACGATCAAACATCGCAGTGgtgatgagtaaaagtaaattaGTGTCACCAGCACCATCAGTCGACTGAATGCATAAAACAGGTCCAACCAATCGCGATTCTCCACCTCCTCTTGCACAATGTTTGGAAATCTTTGCTGGGCAGGATTCGGTTGCTGATCAGGTAACGGTTGTTGCGGTTGAACTTGAGGCTGGGCAACGGCCTGCGGTTGTGGCACTTGTGGTTGTGCCTGATTATTTTGCTGCTGTTGCGTCACTGGCGAATTGTACAGGTTTGGTGTTGGAAAATAGTTTTGTGGATAGTAAGGCATTTGAGGCAGGTTGTTCATTCCTCCGTTTTGTGACATGTACAAATTATTCGGCTGATttctgcaaaataaaaatttctttcgttgAAATTTGTCGCGATCATTCTAACAAAACGATTCTAACTTACAAAGCGTTCATGTATTGACTGTAGTATTGCcgataaatttgttcgacCATCAAATTATACGAAGGCAACTGCTGTGATACCCATTCATTGTATTGCCGATTCATGTCGGCTATCGGCTGACTGGCAAAACTGTTACTCCAATCGGCTGCAGGTCTGAACAAACCATCAGTTTCGGAGCTGTTACTGTGTGTCGTATTTCGTTGCCTGTACCGTTGGACGGTTAATGAATGGTTCCACGTAACGTAACGTTATAATCTTACCGTAAGCCATCTGTGCTAATGTCTGGTTGCAAGGGCTGTGCACTGTTTTTGATGGATCGTGATGTCTCGAACACTTTGTTTGATTGCAAAACTAAATGGACTGTATGTGTGTCCTGGCCTTCGTATTGTCTGAGAATATCTTTCAAAACGATTTGATCGTTGAGAAGTTGACCCGAATAAATGAGTTTTTGTTCATCCGTTTTCTGTGGAAAGAAAGAAGAGACTTGGTTGGTACTCTCGGAGATCTGTAtctaaatcaaacaaaataacaaattgttGGTTGGTTAACATTTTTGGACGTAATGTCCACAGTCATAGTCACACAACAATGATGGTTCCCTAATGAAACCGGTTCTAACACCAAATTCTTCAGACAACTAATTATCATTCGAATTGGCGGTCGAAGTACGAAACGCGTTTTAAACCCGATAACCTctagtcaaaaaaaaaacatagctaacgccgacccgtacgaaacacctattcgtatcaaaagcctttaatgtgaaactcttcatttctcttacttcattttcttctctgctgaaaaactattcttccttttaaatcacttacattatccactctttgccttgttatcatatacaactaaattgccggaggcaatatagacagccccgtacgaagacaaatttcataaattcctatttaaacagctatataccgctatatttacctatatttcactataaataaacatttcacagataaatatatgctattatatagctctatatgcctgtatatagctcaatatagctgtatataggtatatatagatgtccatatatggaatgcctgaaacaccccacacacataacaaattatttccatgttaacagaaactctctaagcatcatttttcccactttatatcacttttaataaaatccaatatggccgccagcagccattttgttaggagaccggaaatagtaccgacgctttacattcgttaatacctttcaaacaaaaaaaaattcatgaaattcggtcaaaatttactcgagatattgtcaaaatactccacgttcactgtacggccgagtagccagataagagctcactccaagagacctagctcacgctccggagaacataatttcaaaaactttttttccctgattggtacggtcaatacttatctaataaagctaaaacagacgaaatatgttgaaatgtggccgacctacaagcaaaaactgcttgccgccctgtgcctgtttcacaccaaggggtctaactcacgagtcggtcatccgatttccaaaaacttttttgttgtcgatcggtattgtcaatacctttaatttgacgtatcagttacaagtgtaacgtttgaatgtccgtagatatcttcgaaaaaccgtaaagcacttattgggccacagctcgggaggggtcgatccaaaatcactcatcttcgaacttagcctgtcttttgacactaccaaacgggaaaaaaaagaattttcaaaatcggatgcgttttactcaagttatcgtgcagacagacagacggacagacagacggacattttttttttcgcggatttggcatctctagacaaccacaataggtttccccttactcagggagtccaattcgacgtgttacaaacgtatgcgtaaacctataagaccccagtacttcgtacgggtctaaaaatctcAACTcggtgacgaaaagtaaaacttttgaatGACGATCTACACAGCTAGTGACCAGACTAGACACATTCAAGCCTGGTGCCTTAGCACACGACCAGAAGGGCTTGAATGGTGGAACTTTGGTAACACAAATGTCGCCGACAGAACCTCCTTCTGACCCTCCAAGTTATAAATGAACGCGAGTTGAAGAATAACCCGGTGGcataaatagctattttgcaaTTTCGAATTTGCGTTCTAAGTTACACGAAAGAAGAAGGAACGGAGACACAAAAATTTGCTTATAGTTTGATATTTAGGTGGTGGTTGTGAGGTGCACATCATTCAAGTTTTTGTATCTTGATTGAACTCATCAGTCCTCAGTCGTTTGCAGAATTCGAAGTGGTAAACTCACTACAAGAAACGATGAACGCTAAACTATTCTTAATCGTCATTTTGTGCTTTGTAAGTTCGACCATTGGCAGACGAAAACACGTTCCCACACCATCGGAATTTTCCTGTCCGAAAAGTTGTGATTGtgacaaattgaattattacAAGGAAACAAAGTGTAGTGGAAATGGGTCGTCGTTGGAGTTAATTCTGAGACAAACATCGATTCTCCCATCCCCCCAATTCACTCATATCCGTGGTAATCATTTGACCGTGAATTGCACAACAGCAGATCATTTTGCGTACgaaattgtttccgaatttAATTTCGTCAATTTGGTGTTCATTCGATACAATGGATGCCCGTTGCCGCTAAGCAAATCGTTCAGCCAAATTCATTCCGGTTTGTATGAGTTTCACTTCAACACAACCGAAAGCGTTTCAATTACCAGGGAATACTTCAATGGATTGGGTAACCTTCAGGAATTGTTTTTGAGATCGAGCTCATCAATGGACCTGGCTGACGACGTTGTCACAGACCTACCCTATTTGATTGATCTGACAATAATATCAAAGGAAATCAACGAGAAAATATTCGATCAACCGTCGAATGTGACCGCTTTGAATGTCGGCGGTCTTAGCGGTGAATTCAATACAGAAGTGCTGAAGAAATGGACTCAGCTTACCTCGTTCAGTTTGACTGAGAGCAAAATTCAACATTTGTCAAAGAAACTTTTCGCGAGTGTGCCGAATATTCTCACGGTGTCGTTAAAGTTCAATGAAATTACATCGATTGACTCCGATGCCTTTGAATCACTCGAGAAATTGCAAGGCATGTCATTGGtaaagaataaatttgtaaatattccGCAACGTTTGATCATAAAAACAGACAGTTTTAACTACTTTCGCATCGAATGCGACGAAGACACCAGTCTCGACACATTACCAGACGAATTCCTATCGAGTATACCCAATTTGCGAACCGTTTACATCATCGCTTGTAACCTAAAATCCGTCAGGGATgccgacttgtgtttgggagtagtggtgctcatacaacaagagaatctgggagtagtggtgctctttcaagtaaagctggaaagatgtagtggtgctcatcattcgagtagtggtgcccgagcctcgcttgtccttagaagtcggcgcccctgaaATCCGTACCGGAAAATCTACTCAAGAACTCGACGAACGTTTATGATTTGAATATGCGAAATAATGCGTTGACTGATCTACCGGAAAATTTCCTGGCCAATCAAACCAAATTGGGTCACATCAATTTCAGTTCGAATCGATTCAGCCAAAGTTCGGaccaatttttcgaaaatcttttaACAAAACCGATCTGGGGCAGTGATAGATTTAACATTTACTTCATGATGAATGGCTTCGAAAGTCTCAGTCGCGAGCGCATCTCGTATCTATCGCAATTTCGTGGCTATTTCGATTTTCGCTGGAATTCAATCACTGATTTGAGCGGTTTCGATGGTTTGGTCAAAGGAAACGAAGACAGTTTCATCAATGTGGAAAGGAATCCAATCAATTGTGAATGCTTAAGCGTCAATGCGTATAAAAAGTATGCCGAAGTCACAGCAGCCTATTATCAGAGACACATCAATGACACCGTTTGCGCTAGtccattaaatttaaatgggACAGCCGTTATAAATGTTGActgttgaacaaatgaattttgaacCTGGTGAAcctttttattcaatttgcaAAATTAGTCCACaggaaatgtgaaaataaagaattgaaaacgaaaatgttgcattttgtagaaacaatcaaacaacaaaatggTAAGCGACTCGACAGTATcttagagatgtgcgggccgcccgaaaatgtCGGGCCGCCCGGGTTTTTATCCGGCCCGACCGGGCCTGGGCCGGGCGGGCTTCAAATCTGTCGGGCCGAGCTTGGACCGGAcctaaaaaattaaatttttggcccgattttcaaagtttcgcgcacttttttatatgaaatttgctttcgggccgcccgaaaatgtCGGCCCGTCCGAGTTTTTTTGCGGCCCGATCGGGCTTGGGCCGGACGGGCTATAAATACGTCGGGCCAGTTCGGGCCgggctttaaaaatgaatttcggacCGGGCTTCGGGCCGGACGGGCTTCAAAAAAACATCGGCCCGCACACCTCTATTGTATCTTAGAATGTTGTGGCAATGTTCAAAGGGCAAAGGATTGGAATATGTGGCCAATTTTTAGATCCGTCAAAGAATGAAGGGATAGTGAGGCGTTTCTCTATCTTTGGCTCGAAATTTAAGATGGAGACACTGAACACAATGTGACTCTTTCGAATGCTTTTCAAGTAAGTTAACTTTTGGCGAGTGTTTCCTCAATCCTGATGTCTTAAGTc
Above is a window of Bradysia coprophila strain Holo2 unplaced genomic scaffold, BU_Bcop_v1 contig_476, whole genome shotgun sequence DNA encoding:
- the LOC119082623 gene encoding homocysteine-responsive endoplasmic reticulum-resident ubiquitin-like domain member 2 protein, which translates into the protein MDNNPVTIIVKAPNQQFEDQTIQCELSWTIKRLKGLLSEVYPSKPKTDEQKLIYSGQLLNDQIVLKDILRQYEGQDTHTVHLVLQSNKVFETSRSIKNSAQPLQPDISTDGLRQRNTTHSNSSETDGLFRPAADWSNSFASQPIADMNRQYNEWVSQQLPSYNLMVEQIYRQYYSQYMNALNQPNNLYMSQNGGMNNLPQMPYYPQNYFPTPNLYNSPVTQQQQNNQAQPQVPQPQAVAQPQVQPQQPLPDQQPNPAQQRFPNIVQEEVENRDWLDLFYAFSRLMVLVTLIYFYSSPLRCLIVIFFTILYYGYHVGYFRQLNREPNNNQPANVAPPANNNNENVAAPVVEQQPQQPQQPAADAVNNEENPINEAEPLVNAAAAAASPTDNDGAVNEANRTPMIVLVRTFIMSFFASLIPETPAL
- the LOC119082617 gene encoding carboxypeptidase N subunit 2-like, which gives rise to MNAKLFLIVILCFVSSTIGRRKHVPTPSEFSCPKSCDCDKLNYYKETKCSGNGSSLELILRQTSILPSPQFTHIRGNHLTVNCTTADHFAYEIVSEFNFVNLVFIRYNGCPLPLSKSFSQIHSGLYEFHFNTTESVSITREYFNGLGNLQELFLRSSSSMDLADDVVTDLPYLIDLTIISKEINEKIFDQPSNVTALNVGGLSGEFNTEVLKKWTQLTSFSLTESKIQHLSKKLFASVPNILTVSLKFNEITSIDSDAFESLEKLQGMSLVKNKFVNIPQRLIIKTDSFNYFRIECDEDTSLDTLPDEFLSSIPNLRTVYIIACNLKSVPENLLKNSTNVYDLNMRNNALTDLPENFLANQTKLGHINFSSNRFSQSSDQFFENLLTKPIWGSDRFNIYFMMNGFESLSRERISYLSQFRGYFDFRWNSITDLSGFDGLVKGNEDSFINVERNPINCECLSVNAYKKYAEVTAAYYQRHINDTVCASPLNLNGTAVINVDC